Genomic segment of Streptomyces sp. SAI-127:
AGGCCAGGTCGCCCGCGGCGACGACGAACTCGGCTCCCAGGATCGGGCCCATGCCGGGCAGGGACTCGATAACGTCGGCCTGAGGGTGAGTGTGGCCGCGGCCGCTGCGGCCGGCTCTGCCGCCACGCCGCGACCGCCAGCACGAACGACGCCGCGCTCCACCCACGTTGTGGAGGATCCGGTTGCTGCGCATGCGGTGGTGTGGCGCGGTGCGGCAGGCGGCCGCCGAGGCCGGCGACACACTGATCGTCTACTTTGCCGGGCACGGACTGGTCGATGCCCAGGATCAGCTCGTTCTGGCTCTGCCGCATACCGAGTTCGGCCGTGTCGAGACCGGTCTGCCCTATGACTGGGTGCGCCAGGTGCTGCTGCACTCCCGGGCCGAGCGGCATGTGGTGATTTTGGACTGCTGTTACAGCGGCCTGGCTTTGGGGAGGATGAGCGCGGGGGCGGGGCTTGCCGACCAGGCGGCGGTGGAGGGCAGTTTCCTGCTGGCAGCCGCCGCCGAGACCCGTACTGCTTTGGCGCCGGTGGGGGAGACCAACACGGCTTTCACCGGTGCGCTGCTGGAGGCTCTGCGGCGGGGCATACCCGGTGGTCCCGCGCTGGTTGACCTCGGGGTGCTGTACCGGCATCTGCGCCTGACGATGGAGGCGCGCGGGCATCCTGTTCCGCAGGCGCGGGACCGCAACGGCGGTGCCCAGGTCGCGCTGGGGCGTAACCACGCGGATCTGCCTACGGCGCCCGTTGCTGCCGCGGCGGCGGGTGCGGATGCGGGGAGTGTCTCTGGCCGGATCCGCGCGCGATCCGTACCGTGACCGGGTTCTTCACCGCTCTCGCGGAGGTGCGGGTGGTCAGTGGACTGACTCATCGGGCGGTCAGTGAGCGTTCGGGTGGACGCATGGCGGCCGGCACCGTCGGCGCTCTGCTCAACCGCAGTACTCTTCCGGCGACTTGGGGTACCAAGGCCGTCTATCTTTCAGCGTGCGGTGTTCCCGGTGAACAGATCACGCAGTGGCAGACCGCCTGGCAGCACCTGCGCGCGCAGAACCTGTCGGCCAAGTCGGCGAGCCCGGAAGTCACCCGTGACGGCGGGCCTGGGAAGGCCAGAGCGTGGCAGCGCCCTTTGTCGGCCTTGCGCCGCAGGCGGGATCACTGACGGGGGACCGCAGAGGCCGAGACACTGGACGGCTGACGGTGAGGCGTCTTGTCCGAGCTGTCGGAGCCGTCTGAGAACAGGGTGTTCCATGCGGCGATGAGCAGCACAGCGGCGCCCAGGATGAGCCCCAGGGATGGCTTCTTCCATCGGCTGACGTCGAGGATGGCTTCACGTAGTGCGCTGCCCGGTAATAGCCCTTGCGGGACTGCGCCTTCGTCTTTGCTCTCGCCACAGCTACACGCCCCCGTCCAGTGCGACTGCCTGCCAGGCAGAGTTTCGCAGCGATGGGGCCGTGTCGCTTCCTGAACACCAGTACGGCTGATTTCGCACTATTGCGGGAATGGGGCGAGATCTGAGTGGGGCGGTCAGCGCTTTGGTGCGGGGCGGCTGTGTGGCTCGGCGAGGTGGTCGAGGCGGATGGCGTCGAGTGATTTCTTGGTGATGCGTTCGGTGCCGTCGCAGATGGCGGTGATGGCTGCTTGGCGGATGAGTCGGGTGAGGGATCCGATGCGGCCGGCGGTGCGCTGGTGGAGGTCGAGGTTGTTTTCGATGTCGGTGATGACGTCGCGGAAGGGTTGGTGTCGGCCGTGGCGGGCGGGGAGGGGGCCGCAGTGCGTGGCGCCCAGCCCGAGAAGCACCTCCTCAAGGGCGAGCAAAACCGCCGACATCCTGAAAGGCGAACAGCCCGGCGTCCACAGCCCTACCAGCGGCAGTGCCCCAACGCCGGTCGACTGCCCTGGCAACTGTAGGTGATCAGACTGTGGGCTACGTACGACCTCGCAAGGACGGCGGTGAAGTCCTGCGGCAGGCCGCAGAACACCTCGTGTCCGTTGTGCCGGACTCTCGAGAGATGCCCGTGCCGGGGCTGTGGCGCGGCCGTCACCCGGGCGCCCTCGCCGAGCGCGATGCCCTGTGGCCCGGGCAGACGCCGAGCACGGGGAGCGGTGACTCGGCGAGCACAGCGGATGCGATTCCGAAGTCGCGCGGCTTGCCCGGATGCCCGGGCCCCGGCGACACCACGACATTGTCGAATTCCGCAAGGTCTGGAATCCCGCCCGGGGAGTCATTGCGGATCACAACAGGTTCCTCGCCGTTGACCTCGGCGATCAGCTGGAACAGGTTGTATGTGTACGAGTCGTAATTGTCGATGGGCAGGGTCTTCACCCGCCCACCTCCCTTGGTTCGCTCCGGACCTATGCGGTCCGTCTCTTGTGTCGTCCCCGGAATGCCTGGAGCGGCGGGTAAAGCCATTTCTTGAGGAAACGCTGGAGCCGCGGCATGAGAATCCAGGTGACGAGGGCTGTCACGCATAGGCACAACAGCAGTGTGCGGACGAGCGGTGAGGCCGCCGAGATAAGGAAGAATGATCAGATTGAACAGGAGGACCGGCGGAAACACCGCGCTCATGTTCACGAACCACAGTTTCCATTTCGCTGGCGGAGTGAGCGTCTTAGGCGTGGCGGGTCTGTGAGTCGAACCACGCCTTGGAACCTCGCACGCTCCTGCGCTCGGTCTGCCGGGCGAAGTCCGCGGCCCTGATGTCCCAATGGGCCCTGGCGGCGGAATCCTCCCAGGCCCGGGCCGTTCCCTCGCTGGCGAAGCGGTAGACGGCATGCCATTCCGCCTCTCGGTCGACAAGGACGCCACCCCCCCCATGAAGCCTGGCTGCTGAGCGCTCGCGTTCAGCATCGCCCACCCCCACGAATGGAAGTCGGGTTCGCGGCCCGACGTCACGTGATAGGCCACGGTGACGGTGACGGGATTACTGGTCACGTGAACACGTACGCAGAGTCTTCACAGCGCGTTCAAATCCTCAACGAATTTTTTTCGATTGCCCGTATCGTGGCCATTTATCTATCTTTTGGTCGCCTTGACGTGGTCTGTTAAATCGTACTCAAGGTAACTCTCCTTGAATTCGGGAAAGTGCTTGCAGGCGGTCTTCAACGGCTGCACGATCGCTCTAACGACAGAAGGAGAATCATGTCCAGGTACGACTGGGATATGCGGCATGAGGGAATCGACAAGGCTCGTTCGGTGATCGAGTCCGCGCGGAAAGAAGTGACCGCACACCCGATTTACCAGCGCATCGACAGCCGCGAGAACATGGCAACATTCATGACTCACCACGTCTTCGCTGTATGGGACTTCATGTCCTTGCTGAAGTCCCTGCAACGCGAACTGACCTGTGTCGACGTCCCCTGGGTACCGCGCGGCTCGGAGGTCAGCCGGCGGCTCATCAACGACATCGTGCTGGTCGAGGAGAGTGACGAGCTGAACGGCGGCTTCACCAGCCACTTCGAGCTCTACCGCGCCGGCATGACCGAGGCCGGCGCCGACACGACCCGGATCGACGCGTTCCTCGTGCTGCTGGCCGAGGGCCACGGCGTGCCGGCAGCATTGCGCGGCGCCCAAGTCCCCGCCCCGGCCTCCGAGTTCGTCAGCACCACCTTCGGCATCATTGAGAAGGGTCCGCTGCACTGCCGCGCCGCCGCCTTCGCGTTCTCCCGCGAGGACCTGATCCCGGACATGTTCGACCAGGTGATCAAGAAGGAAGGCACGGAGCACTTCCCGCTGTTCTGCGACTACCTCGCCCGCCACATCGAGGTCGACGGTGAGGAGCACACCCCCATGGCCTTGCAGATGGTCGCAGACCTGTGCGGCACGGACGACAGGCGCTGGGAGGAAGCGGTGGAGACGGCGACCCAGGCACTGGAGGCGCGGTCGCTGTTGTGGGACGGCATTCTGGGGGCTATGGGGTAAGACCTGTCCTGCTTGGTGAGAGGCTCCTTGAGCCGCACATGGTGCGGGTGCGTGGAGTTGGACTGTTCCGGAGGGTCTGTGGGAGATCGCCGGCTCCGAAGCCGTTGATCCCGCCGTCGAGGCTGCGGTCGCAGGTCGGCGGAACGCGGGACACGCCTGATGAGGCGCTCTTCGCGGCCATCGTCCAGGTACTGGCCGACGGCTGCGCCGACTGCCCCTCTGCTCCGGCCTGTCGAAGCCGACCGCACACCGCCGGTTCCCGATCTGGTCGAGAGCCGGCCATGGCCGTCCGCACGCAGCCGTGCTGGGCCGGCTCAACCACGCAGACCTGATCGACGTCACCGGCTTCGTCCTCGATACCGCCCGTGTCAGCGCGAACTCACAGCCGCATCCCGTCGACCGCGGCAACGGGGTTCCAGCATCCACGTCCTGTCGGACGTAAAGTGAAGGGTCAAAGGTCTGAGACGCGTCAGCGGGTGCGGAGTTCTGCCTCGGCCGTGACCGCCAGGGCGACGACGGTCAGCAGGGACAGCAGTGCCCAGGCCGGGGTGAAGCTGCTGGTGAGGTCGACCAGCAGGCCGAGTGCAGGCGGAACGTTGACGATGGCGATCTGGTTGACGGACATGGCCAGACCCAGGGCGAAGCCGGTCTTGCCCGGTGGGGCCGCTTCGGTGACGTAGGCGACCCACGGGCCGTACCAGCCGAAGCCGAAGAAGCCGAGCCAGACGAAGATGCCGGAAGCGACGACCGGTGCCCTCCCGGCCGGTGTCATCAGCACGGCCAGCCCGGCGATCACGGCGATCATGCAGACCAGCACGATGGCATAGCGCCCTGACCTGCTCCGGTCGCTCCATGCCGCCAGGCAGATCCGGCCCGCGACGCCCGCACCCTGGGAGGCCACCAGGACCAGGGCCGCCTTCCCGGCGCCGACCGATGACGCTTGGTGGAGGTGTAGCACGGTCAGGATGCCCACGCCGTATTGCACCGAGATCAGGCTGGTTCCCGACAGCATGATCTTCACTGTGGACGGTTCGCGGAGCATTCGTAGCCGGGCGCGAAGCTGCGCCGCGAGCGGGTCCGACGGTTCCTTGTCCTGCGGGGTGGGCGGTGTGGGTGGCCGACGGTAGCAGCCCATGAAGAGGCCGGCTCCCAGCAGCGCGACGAAGCCGCCGGTTAGCAATGTCGCCCGCCAGCCGAAGTCCGCAGCGACGAGCGGGAGTACGGCCGAGGCGAGCGCCGCCCCCAGCGGCAGCCCGGCCTGCCGGATACCCATAGCGAAGCCGCGCTGTGACGCGTCGAACCAAGAGGCCACCGACTTGCTCCCACCCGGCTGGACGGTGCTGTATCCCATGCCGACCACCAACAGCGCGACCAGCAGGACCGTATATCCCGGCGCCAGACTCCCCGCGCCCAGAGCCAACCCGACCGCGCCGGCCCCGGTCCCGACCACCCAGCGCTCGCTGTAGCGGTCCAGTAGCTCGCCGGCCACCAGCAGCCCGGCCAACGGCACGAGCTGGGCCGCCGAGACCAGCAGACCCAGCTGCGCCGTGCTCAGGTCCAAGGCGCTCTGGAGGTGGACGCCGAGCGCCCCGATGCCGCCTACGAAGAAGCCGGATGCGGCCTGGGTGAAGGTGGCAATGCCCAGCACGATCCATCGATAGCGCCACGGGTCGCGGGCCTGGGATCCGGCGCGTCCGACGGTTTGTTGTGTCATGCCGACCACACTGTTGTAAGGGTCTTATGCTGCTCAACCCTTACGGCGAGGATGCGGTGAACCTGGTCCGTCACCGGCGGCTGCCCGACCAGGAGTTCTGGGCGGAGTGGGATGGCGCTCGGGATGTGTGGGCTGCCGCCATCGACTTCCGCCGCACCCGCCTCGGGCTGGGACCCGCCGGTCGGCCCGACCATGGCTCCGGTACAAGGGAGGGTGTGCAGCTGGCGATTGACACGCAGACCGATACCTATGAGTAGGCGATCGCGGCGGTGCAGGCCGCCTATGGAACTCAACCCCGCCGCCGTGGCGAGCAGTTGGCCCGACGCCCCCGCGGCGGTGCCCCGGCCGGGCGCGGAGAGCCTGAGCGGGGAGGATCTGGGGCAGGGCTGGACGGAGCGGATGATCTTCGACACCGTCGCCGCCGTGGTGCCCGGCGCCCGGGCCGTGTTGCGCCGCCTGGTCGAAGTGGGCGGCACCGCCTCGTACGAAGAAGTCCAGGACCGCTTCGCCGTGCACCCCGAGACTCCGATCGATCCGAAGCGGATCGGCGGCACGCTCACCAGCATCCGCGCGGTACGGCGCCGGGTCGGCCCCGACAACCGGTCCAACCTCCTGGAGCGGGACGACCGCAGGCGCATCTACTGGATCGAGCCCGCCCTCCTTGAGGGCCTCAAGCGCGCCTTCGATCTTGCCGACGCGCGCCCCGACCTGCTGCGCCAGGAGGCCAGCCTGACGCCTGAGCGAGGTTCGAGCCCAGACCGGACCGTCTTTTCCGCGCTGCCGAGCTTCAGGGCGCGCGGCGGCACACCTGCTCAGTGCGGCCTTCGCCGCCGAACGCCGAAGGACTGCTGTGCCATCTCATGACATTGGTTCCTCGCGTCAGGCTTGGCGGGCGTAGGACGCAAGGCGATCGGCGAGCGCGGTGACGAGGTCGCGCAGTTCATCGGGGCGCTCGATGACGAACGGCCGGCCGAGTGAGGCGAGTACTGCAGGCAACCAGTCGAGCCGCTCCGCCCGCAGCTCGACGCGCAGCCAGCGCTCGGTCGCCCGGTCCTGGCCTGCCGCGGGCTCGTGCTCCTCCAGGCTCGCGACGCTGGCGGGAAGGTGGGCGCGGATCTGCTCAACTGTCCCGTGGATCCGCAAGGTCACCTCATGCCGGTACTCGGCCGTGGCGAACGCTGACAACACGCGCTGTGCCGGACCGGGACCCACGGGCGCTTCGAATGAGCCGGGCAGGGTCCGCGCGTCTGCGATGCGATCGAGCCGGAAGGTTCGGTCCTCGCCGATCTGGGTGTCCTTGCCCGTGACGTACCACCGGCCCGCATGGGCGACGATCCCGTACGCGTGCAGCGTGCGTTCGCTGCGCCGTCCGTCGCGGTCGGTGTAGCGGATCGAGACCGGTCGGCGGTGGCGCACCGCATCGGCGATGGTGAGCAGGACCCCAGCGTCGGGGGTGTCGAACTCGCCGAGCTGATCCGTGAAGGCGAGAGCCTCCAGAAGTGTGTCGAGCCGACGGGCGATGTGCTTGGGCAGCACCCGCCGGATCTTCGCCGATGCCGTCTCGCTTGCCGTGTGCTCCGTCGTCGTCAGCCCTGCTCGGCGGCCGGCGACCAGGCCGAGCAGTACGGCGAGCGCCTCGTCGTCGCTGAGCATGAGCGGAGGCAAGCGGTACCCGGGAGCGAGCCGGTACCCGCCGTAGCGGCCGCGCACCGATTCCACGGGCACATCCAGGTCGATCAGCTGGTCCACATACCGCCGCACGGTGCGCCCTTCGACGCCGAGCCGGTCGGCTAGTTCGGCCACCGTCCGGGTGCCGCCCGACTGCAGCAGCTCCAGGAGTGTCAGCACGCGGGCAGTGGGTCGGGGCATGTGCACAACCTAATGCGAATACAGGACCGATTCTGTCCACTATTTCTCCTAGCCTGCGCAGTGCACGCCTCCAGCACAGCCAAGGAGATCCCCATGGACTTCGTCTCGATTCGCATCATCACCAGCGACGTAGCGCGCCTCGTCGAGTTCTATGAGCGAGCCACAGGGGTGCGGGCGACGTGGGCCACCGAAGACTTCGCCGAACTCAACACCGCGGGCGCCACCCTCGCGATCGCCGGCACCCGCACCGTCCCGCTGTTCGCCCCGGGCTCTGCCCGCCCGGCGGACAACCACAGCGTGATCACCGAGTTCCTCGTCGACGACGTGGACCGCGTGCACCAGAACCTGACCGGCTTCGTCACTGACTTCGTCACCGAGCCCACCATGATGCCCTGGGGCAACCGGTCGCTGCTGTTCCGTGACCCCGACGGCAACCTCGTCAACTTCTTCACCCCCGTCACCCCAGCGGCCATCGAAAAGTTCGCACGCTGACGCCACGCAAAGCCGCTCACGCGGGAGTCCTGAGATCCCAGGGCTCCCGATGAACGCGGCCGCCGAGTCCAGGAGCGCCACACCAGCAGGGGACACCGGAACGCACCGCTGACCCCCGAAGGACGCCTGCGCTTGTGCCTGCGGATCGACCCGACCGGCCCGAGCGGATGCTCCGCCGGGGCTCACGGGCTGTGACCGGGGGAGGGGATCTGCCCCGCCCCCGTCCCCTCGCTCGTCAGCTGCTGAAGTAGCCGTTCAGGTCGGCCACGACATGCACATCGCCAGCGTGGTTGGCGAAGGTCACCCTCCCATCGACCACGGGCACGACGACCAGGTTGGAGATCGTCTCGCCGGTGGTGAAGTTGAGGTTCGACACCGCTGGCAGCGGCCTGCCGTGCGGGTAGACGGTCAGGTAGCTCCCGGCCGTGGGTCCGGTCACCGTCACGTTGAGCACCACGGCCGTGACCCCGGAGGACGGCACGCCGTCCACCCCGCCGACCTGCAGGCTGACGATGCCGCCTGGGCCGACCGTGCCGATGCGGGCACCCAGCCCGCTGCGGGTGTCCAGCAGCCGTACGGGCCCGCTGGAGGTGAACGTCGACCCGGCGGAGGAGAACCAGCCGGTGACGTCGGCGACCAGATCCACCGTGCCGGAGGCGTTGCGCAGGTCGACCGTGCCGTCGATCACCGGGACGATCACCAGGTTGGGGATCGTTTCGCCCGTCGTGAAGTTGAGGTTCGACACCGCGGGCACGGGCTCGCCGTCGGGGTAGACGGTGACGTAGCCACTGGTGCTGGGCTTGACCGCGGTCACGTTCATGACCACCGCGGTGACGCCGGAGGTCGGCACACCGTGCACACCGGCGACCTTCAGCTTCACCACGCCGCCCGCGCCCACGCGCTGCTTCGGCGCCCCGGTGCCGTTGCGGGTGTCCAGGAACCGCGTCGGCGCGAGGGGGGTCAGGGCAGACCCGGTGCTCCCGGCGGCGTAGTACCCGGAGACGTCGGCGACGAGGTCCACCGTGCCGTGGGCGTTCCGCAGGTCCACCGTGCCGTTCACGACGGGCACGGTCACCAGGTTGGGGATCGTCTCTTTGGCGGCGAAGTTGATGTTGGACACCGACGGCGGTGTCTGCCCGTCGGGGTAGACGGTGACATACCCGCTGGTGGTGGGGGCGACGGCGGTGACGTTCATGACCACCGCGGTGACGCCGGAGGTCGGCACGCCGTGCACACCGGTCACCTTCAGCTTCACCACGCCGCCCGCGCCCACGCGCTGCTTCGGCGCCCCGGTGCCGTTGCGGGTGTCCAGGAACCGCGTCGGCGTGAGGGGGACGAGGCGGCCCGGTGTCGCGGCCGGGGCGGCGGTGACGGTGTAGGCGCCGGTCAGGTACGTGCCGGGCGCGTACCCGGTGCCGGGGATCACCACGTCGTACGCTCCGGGGGCGACGTCGTACGTGCTGATCCGTACGGTGAGCGACGTCCCGTCGGGGCTGACGGACACCGGCTCGCTCGGGTAGGCGCTCGCCGTCGTGTAGTCGCTGTCGAGTTCCACCTCGGTGCCCAGCGTCAGATTCGTGCCGTGCAGCACCAGCTGGTTCTCGGTCCCGGTCGGTCCGCTCGCCGGACTCACCGACGTGAGGCCGGCCTGCTTCGGCGGGGTGGAGCATCCGAACTGGCAGACGCCCTGCATGGAGTACTCCACGGGCGTGTCCGCCTCGGCCGGAGTCACGACCAGCGCGTACTGGCCCGCGTCGGCGGAGGAGGTGGTCAGGCAGTTGAAGCTGAAGGTTCCGACGTTGTCGCCGTTGCACTGGTACGCGTAGTCGACGTATGTGCCGCTGTAGCGGGTGTTGCTCAGCAGGCTCACCCACGGCGTGGCCGTGGTGCTGCTGTGCGTGCCGTACACCTCGAAGTCCTGCGACGGCTGCATCTGGATGACCGCGCAGTATGCCGTCGCCGACTCGGTGAAGGTGCCGCTGCGCAGCGAGAAACCATCCGGCGACACCACGTGCGCGGTGCACTGCGACGCCCAGCCGGACGATGTGCCGATCCGCCAGGTGTCCACATGCGCGGTGATGGGCGTGCCGGTGAATCCGGAGGCCAGGACGAAGACGACGTACGAGGTCGACCCGGTGGCGCGGCAGGATATGCCGCCCTGACGGCACACGAGCTTGCCCGAGGCGTCGACAACTCCCAGCATCGCCCCGGCACCTTCGGTGGCTGCCGGGGTACGTGCGGAGAACCACAGCTTGTCCGTGGTCGCCGCCGTGACCCGCAGGCAGCGGCTGTCCAGAGCAGAGGTGAACGAGTAGGTGGTGGAAGGCCCGCCGACGGTCAGCGAGCTCGGTGCGGCGCAGTTCGCCGTCGGCGAGACGTCCCGCCGGACCAGCTTGTACGTGTCGGCGGTGCCGGTCCCCACCAGCAGGGCCGCGTAAGCCGTACCGGGCGTGAACTGGCAGGCGGCCGTGGAGCCCCCGAGCGTGGCGCACACCTTGTCGCCCGCGCGGTCGTACACCTGCACCGAGGCGTTGAGCTGGTTGGTGGTGTTCGTGAAGTCGAACAGCTCGGCGGTGGAGTGCTGGTCCGCCCCGATGGCCAGGCACGCGGTCTGCTGGTCCGCGGTGAGCGGCACCTGAACGCCCCACGCCCCGCCGAACGCCGACTGCGGCCAGGCGGTGCAGCCGGACGTGTCGCCGGTGCGCTGGATGGTCACCCGGTAGGCGCCAGCGTCGGGCGCCGTCAGCACCACCTGGAACGGCGCGGTTCCGGTCAGCTTGCAGACGCTGAAGGCGTAGCCGCTGTCACACTGCTGGGCCCCCTGCGAGTCGAAGACCGTCATCTCCGGGGTCACGCCGCCGGAGGGCGGTTCGTTGACCAGGTACAGGCCGTTGCCGGTGGCCGTCGGGAGGGTCAGACACACCGCGTCGCCAGCGGCGGCGAAGGTGCCCGTCGCGGGGCCCGAGGCGTAGTCGTCGTCGCGCGCCGCCGCGCAGTCCGTCCCTGGCGTCACGGCCGCCGAAACCCGGGGCTTGGTCTTCGGCGAGGCCGTCGCCGCCGGTTTCGTCGTCCCGGGCTTTGACGTCACGGCGGAGGCCGTGACGTTCAGTCCCAGGAACACGGCCATGACGGTCACGATCAGTACGACGAGCGCGGCGGCTCCCGTCGGTCGGCGTCTCTCCCGACGCGGCCTGCACACGGGCAGCGGTGACATGCGTTCCCCCCTGGTGACATCGCGGAATGGGTTCCCGTGACGATGACGGGTACCGCACAAGGCAGGCGGAGCCTAACGAGCGGTTGATCCCCTACTCGTCAGCTTTGCCACGCCTTGTCATGCTGGGGAACAAAATTGGAAGACGCCGACGCCGATGATGGCTCGGCGGCGGGACCCGGCCGGGCCGGTAGGCCCTGAGCGGTGAGGACCATGTGATCGACGCCGAAGCCGTCGCGTAGATCACCTACTCACCATTGGCTCGATTCGCCGCTGAGACTGAGGAGTTCACGTGTCCCAGACCGCCCGTCGCGCCCCCGACACCACGGTGGCCCGCGAGGCCCCGCACTGCGTGCTGCGGCTCCTGGACGATCAGGACAACCCGAACGCGCTCGCCAACGATGGCGCGACCCGGGACCCCGATCTGCTGCGCCAGGAGCCGGCCGACTCCTGAACGAGGGCGGCGGGGCTGGACCGGGCGCACCTGGGGCTGTGACTTGGGTCACGCTCGTGCAATTGCGCGAAGGGGGAACGTTTGCGCAAACAGGGGCGGGTGGCGGCGGGTGCCGGTCGCGGTGCAGGTGGTGAGGGTGGCGCGAAGGGTGGCGGATTGCGGCGGGTGGGGTGGCGAATATCAGTACGAGATTTGCTAACCGGAAACCTACTCTCCGTTAAAAAGTGGTGGTGAGGCGCTCTGCACGAACCGGCGGGGCTGCGTTGTTTGCTGGTGTCCAGGAGCAACCAGGCTCCAGGCACCGGCAGTTGGACATGCGGGGAGGCGCACCGGTGCTGCACAAGATCGAAGGATCCACCGTGACACTGGACGACGTCGTCGGCCTCGTGCTGGCCTCGGCTGCAGCGGTGAGGGTGTTCGCGCCCGACGTCCGCGCCGGCATTCGGCGCCTGCTGGGCGCCGGAGTCCGCACAGCCTCCCGAGGACCTGGGCGAACAGGCCCTGCAGAACTCCAGCGACGTGATGCCGCCGGCCTTCTGGGCCTTCCATGAGCTGTACCACCAGGCCTACTTCGAATAGGCCTTCGTACAGTTAGGCGACCAAGTCGCCGCCGACAAGCTGGTCGACCAGACGCTCGTGTTCCTGGCCGTGATCTGGCAGCAGGTCACCGAGCAGGTGGCTGTGCACCTCTCAGCGAGTGTCGTTTGTCGATGAGTTCGGATGTCAGTCGAGGGTCGACGCGATTCTGATTGTCGGTGAGTTTCGATGTCACTCGGGTGTCCGGCAAGGGCAGTGGTAGGTCGTTGGAGAGCGGTCCAGAGCCGGTGACCGCCCGGCAGCAGGTCGAGGCCATCGCGGGGTGGTCGTGCTCCTTGGCGGCATGTTTGACCGAGTACTTGGCGCGCTCGTACGACAGTCGACCGTGGCCGGTGTGAGGCAGAGGCCGGCGTCCCGAGTGTGCGAGGCCGCGTAGCGGCAACAGTTGACCCTGACGCAGGGGCAACCTCTCAGCATGGTGGGCATGACGACAAGAACCAGTGCGATCGAGGTCGCCGGGCTACGCAAGTCGTACGGCGACCACGAGGTGGTCGCCGGAGTCGACCTGACCGTCCCCGCCGGCACCCCGTACGAAGATGCGCACCCGGCGATCGTCGCCTGGACGCAGAGCCCTGCGGTGGACCGCGGCACGAACGAGCTGACGTTGAACGACCTCCAGGCCATGCTGGAGAGCTGACCGCCGTACGCCCCCGACGCCCACGGACCAGATGTCCGTGGGCGTCAGCGCGGTACGCAGACGACCGCCCCCACACGCGGACCGGCAGGACCGGTCGGCGGGATGGACGGGGCCGGAGCGCACGCTCTGGAGGCGGCGGGGACGGGCGAGGGTGCGGGGGACCGACTCGCCGAAGCATGGAGGGCCCGCATGGTTGACCCGATCCCGCCGTACCTCTCGCCAGAGGACCTGAAGCGCCTTCAGCAGCTCGCCGACGCGTCCCGGCTGCGCGTGGCGCTGTATCCGTCTCTGGAGCCGCCGCCGGTCCGGCGCCGCTCGCGGCAGTACCCCGGTGGCCGACCGAACCCGTGGCGGTCCGCGCGCCTGCGCCTGCGCCGACGCCGTCGGCGGTGAGTGCGGGACATCCCGGGCTCCTGTGCGCGCGCCGACGATGTCGTGCCGAAGCGATGGCCCATCCGGAAGTCGGGGCCTGCCCCGGGCATCTGGCTTTCCACCGCGTGAGTGATTTGATGACAGGCTGTGGCCGGGCTGACACACTCCGGTGGTAGTGCTCGCGCGTGACGTGTTGGTGTGGGTCGGGTGGTCTTGGGGGGCGTATGGGTGCTGGTGTGGGGCGTTGGGCTTCGGGCGCGTGTTCGCTGGTGGCGCTGTTGGTGACGGCGGGGCTGGTGGTCATGCTGGCGCTGGGTCATTTGA
This window contains:
- a CDS encoding caspase family protein, translated to MRWCGAVRQAAAEAGDTLIVYFAGHGLVDAQDQLVLALPHTEFGRVETGLPYDWVRQVLLHSRAERHVVILDCCYSGLALGRMSAGAGLADQAAVEGSFLLAAAAETRTALAPVGETNTAFTGALLEALRRGIPGGPALVDLGVLYRHLRLTMEARGHPVPQARDRNGGAQVALGRNHADLPTAPVAAAAAGADAGSVSGRIRARSVP
- a CDS encoding DUF3050 domain-containing protein, which translates into the protein MSRYDWDMRHEGIDKARSVIESARKEVTAHPIYQRIDSRENMATFMTHHVFAVWDFMSLLKSLQRELTCVDVPWVPRGSEVSRRLINDIVLVEESDELNGGFTSHFELYRAGMTEAGADTTRIDAFLVLLAEGHGVPAALRGAQVPAPASEFVSTTFGIIEKGPLHCRAAAFAFSREDLIPDMFDQVIKKEGTEHFPLFCDYLARHIEVDGEEHTPMALQMVADLCGTDDRRWEEAVETATQALEARSLLWDGILGAMG
- a CDS encoding MFS transporter — protein: MTQQTVGRAGSQARDPWRYRWIVLGIATFTQAASGFFVGGIGALGVHLQSALDLSTAQLGLLVSAAQLVPLAGLLVAGELLDRYSERWVVGTGAGAVGLALGAGSLAPGYTVLLVALLVVGMGYSTVQPGGSKSVASWFDASQRGFAMGIRQAGLPLGAALASAVLPLVAADFGWRATLLTGGFVALLGAGLFMGCYRRPPTPPTPQDKEPSDPLAAQLRARLRMLREPSTVKIMLSGTSLISVQYGVGILTVLHLHQASSVGAGKAALVLVASQGAGVAGRICLAAWSDRSRSGRYAIVLVCMIAVIAGLAVLMTPAGRAPVVASGIFVWLGFFGFGWYGPWVAYVTEAAPPGKTGFALGLAMSVNQIAIVNVPPALGLLVDLTSSFTPAWALLSLLTVVALAVTAEAELRTR
- a CDS encoding YafY family protein, which encodes MPRPTARVLTLLELLQSGGTRTVAELADRLGVEGRTVRRYVDQLIDLDVPVESVRGRYGGYRLAPGYRLPPLMLSDDEALAVLLGLVAGRRAGLTTTEHTASETASAKIRRVLPKHIARRLDTLLEALAFTDQLGEFDTPDAGVLLTIADAVRHRRPVSIRYTDRDGRRSERTLHAYGIVAHAGRWYVTGKDTQIGEDRTFRLDRIADARTLPGSFEAPVGPGPAQRVLSAFATAEYRHEVTLRIHGTVEQIRAHLPASVASLEEHEPAAGQDRATERWLRVELRAERLDWLPAVLASLGRPFVIERPDELRDLVTALADRLASYARQA
- a CDS encoding VOC family protein, producing the protein MDFVSIRIITSDVARLVEFYERATGVRATWATEDFAELNTAGATLAIAGTRTVPLFAPGSARPADNHSVITEFLVDDVDRVHQNLTGFVTDFVTEPTMMPWGNRSLLFRDPDGNLVNFFTPVTPAAIEKFAR